In Bacteroidota bacterium, a single window of DNA contains:
- a CDS encoding TerC/Alx family metal homeostasis membrane protein: MCAVQQRVEADARVATIRLTTTSQSTEVSMSVRKAILWSIFWVVLSLLLNIGVYVTLGEQKALEFFTGYVIEKSLSVDNLFVFLLIFTFFKIQPAQQRRVLNFGIIGVIILRGILILLGTTLVRQFHWVLYIFGVVLLYSGYQITFGKERTIDPERNGILKLFRTFIPVSDKNANGHFFFRENGTLFATSLFVVLLVIETTDVVFAVDSIPAIFAITTDPLIVFSSNIMAVLGLRSMYFVVEQGQQKFEYMKYGVGVVLGYVGTKMLLMDVVRINLIVSLLIIGSVLGVSVLLSYLLRPRHSVPS; this comes from the coding sequence ATGTGTGCAGTGCAACAGAGGGTGGAGGCCGACGCTCGAGTCGCAACGATACGGCTCACAACAACATCTCAAAGTACAGAAGTTTCTATGTCCGTCCGGAAGGCAATTCTCTGGAGCATTTTTTGGGTCGTGCTCTCATTGTTGCTGAACATCGGCGTGTATGTTACGTTGGGGGAGCAAAAAGCGCTTGAATTCTTCACCGGCTATGTGATCGAAAAGTCCCTGAGCGTTGACAACCTCTTCGTCTTTCTCCTGATCTTCACCTTTTTCAAGATTCAGCCGGCACAGCAGCGCCGCGTATTGAATTTCGGAATTATCGGCGTCATCATCCTTCGGGGGATCTTGATCCTGCTGGGAACGACTCTTGTCAGGCAATTCCATTGGGTGCTGTACATTTTCGGTGTCGTCCTTTTGTACTCAGGGTATCAGATCACTTTTGGGAAAGAAAGGACGATCGACCCTGAGCGCAACGGGATACTCAAACTGTTTCGCACCTTTATCCCGGTGTCGGACAAGAACGCAAACGGCCATTTTTTTTTTCGCGAGAACGGGACGCTCTTTGCGACATCGCTCTTTGTGGTTCTGCTCGTCATTGAAACCACCGATGTTGTCTTTGCCGTGGATTCCATCCCGGCGATCTTTGCCATTACGACCGACCCGCTCATCGTTTTCAGCTCGAACATCATGGCTGTGCTGGGGTTACGATCGATGTACTTCGTGGTCGAGCAGGGACAGCAGAAATTTGAGTATATGAAGTACGGCGTCGGCGTTGTCCTCGGATATGTCGGGACAAAGATGCTGCTGATGGATGTCGTGAGGATCAATCTCATCGTTTCACTCTTGATCATCGGAAGCGTCCTCGGAGTGTCCGTGTTGCTATCGTATCTTCTCAGGCCGAGGCATTCTGTTCCGTCATAG
- a CDS encoding cysteine desulfurase family protein, translating into MPNGHAESVYLDYSATTPVDPEVVDAMEPYFSRSFGNASSIHAFGRKTKIVLEESREKIARAIGAEPGEIFFTSGGTEADNHALAGVVSAAKRSHGKHHLIVSSVEHHAVLRCAEYLSANGFDVTYLPVDGYGRVDPDDVRGAIRPETALVSVMHANNEIGTLQPIREIARAAHDQGVVFHSDTVQSAGKIPVDVNDLPVDLLALSAHKFYGPKGIGAIYIRKGIDIDQFIHGGAQERNRRAGTENIPLIAGFAKAIEISRRDMEKNIAHANELRQELQRLLSRRFESILFNGHPVDALPSIVNISFDSTKADIDGEALLLNMDLRGIAVTSGSACSSGSMEPSHVLRAIGRDLKTARASIRFSTGKNTTMDEIRKAVDVLEEVAR; encoded by the coding sequence ATGCCGAACGGCCACGCTGAAAGCGTCTACCTGGATTACAGTGCGACAACGCCCGTCGACCCCGAGGTCGTTGATGCGATGGAGCCGTATTTTTCGCGTTCGTTCGGCAATGCCTCATCCATTCATGCATTCGGCCGGAAAACGAAAATTGTCCTCGAGGAGAGCCGGGAAAAAATTGCCCGCGCGATCGGGGCGGAGCCGGGGGAAATTTTTTTCACGAGCGGCGGGACAGAGGCGGACAACCACGCGCTCGCAGGTGTGGTATCTGCCGCAAAGCGTTCTCATGGGAAGCATCACCTTATCGTTTCTTCCGTCGAGCACCATGCGGTGCTTCGCTGCGCCGAGTACCTGTCGGCAAACGGTTTCGATGTGACCTATCTTCCCGTTGACGGATATGGAAGAGTCGACCCGGATGATGTCCGCGGGGCGATACGTCCGGAGACGGCGCTTGTCTCCGTGATGCACGCGAATAACGAAATCGGAACGCTGCAGCCGATCCGGGAAATTGCCAGGGCTGCTCATGACCAGGGTGTTGTCTTCCACTCCGACACCGTGCAGTCCGCCGGAAAAATTCCGGTCGATGTCAATGACCTCCCGGTTGACCTGCTCGCGCTTTCAGCGCACAAATTCTATGGTCCCAAAGGGATCGGCGCGATCTACATCCGCAAAGGGATCGACATAGACCAATTTATCCACGGCGGAGCGCAGGAACGGAACAGAAGGGCCGGCACGGAAAACATCCCTCTCATTGCCGGTTTTGCCAAAGCGATCGAAATCAGCCGCCGCGATATGGAGAAAAATATTGCTCATGCGAACGAACTGAGGCAGGAGTTGCAACGCCTTCTTTCGCGCCGCTTCGAGTCGATATTGTTTAACGGTCACCCCGTCGATGCCCTGCCGTCGATCGTCAACATCTCCTTCGACAGCACGAAAGCCGACATCGACGGCGAGGCATTGCTGTTGAATATGGATCTGCGCGGGATCGCCGTCACGAGCGGATCAGCCTGTTCGTCAGGGAGCATGGAGCCGTCCCACGTCCTCCGGGCTATCGGGCGCGATCTTAAAACCGCGCGCGCCAGCATCCGTTTCTCGACGGGAAAGAATACGACGATGGATGAGATACGGAAGGCCGTCGATGTTTTGGAGGAAGTTGCGCGGTAA
- a CDS encoding capsule assembly Wzi family protein, whose amino-acid sequence MKKSILTLAIMLAMSHSLYAQTVYLPATHEVYKFLDEMAAKQIIGDYRDAVKPLSRHAIAKFLIRVDSLASQLTAVEQGRLKLYKEEFYQELKSLNSTNLPDERWHLYGYQSDPTQVVVDVIGSASENRMADGKKLSETTNGIFGYGYVGSNVGAYFYYHDSHDGGSYVNSAGTYTGSAASFRPLTPLPAAVITNPGASVSSFDYDVFNAQVNFDLGFVTLTAEQMQNVWGSGENSNIIQSTKAPAFPQLKLRARLSKDIDFTYIHGWLFSGVIDSSQTYNTQYWGIRPVYMNKYIAANMLEVTPWNGVNIAVGESEIYGGPGRSPELFYLIPIMFFKAAEHYLDNQDNSQVYFNLKCDVIKNFDFYFPIFFDEFSTTTFLSPSKNHNQVAFTAGGNAYDLFYHDTRINVEYTRVNPWVYNHQYVEDSYQNHGANLGDWIGQNADLFTVSAYHRPLYNLEVGLTFQSLRKGGKENTYYQYNEVGEPPLLYGPLTKQQSFGIVATYQPLRDLFIDFHALRTRFTTQMTPTYTDNTGYNEYTNNVFDYVIDPSYAGKYDVLLGIRYNVY is encoded by the coding sequence ATGAAAAAGAGTATTCTCACTCTTGCGATAATGCTCGCAATGTCTCATTCCCTTTATGCCCAGACGGTGTATCTGCCTGCGACGCATGAAGTCTATAAATTTCTCGACGAAATGGCTGCCAAGCAGATCATCGGCGACTATCGCGATGCGGTAAAACCGCTCTCCCGTCATGCCATAGCAAAATTTTTGATCCGGGTTGACAGCCTTGCTTCCCAGTTGACGGCGGTCGAGCAGGGAAGGTTGAAGCTCTATAAAGAAGAGTTTTACCAGGAATTGAAAAGTCTCAACTCTACGAACCTTCCCGATGAGCGGTGGCATTTGTATGGCTATCAAAGCGACCCGACGCAGGTCGTGGTGGATGTGATCGGTTCAGCTTCCGAGAATCGCATGGCGGACGGGAAAAAATTGTCGGAAACGACCAACGGAATATTTGGATACGGCTATGTCGGGAGCAATGTCGGCGCATATTTCTATTATCATGATTCACACGACGGCGGGTCGTACGTGAATTCGGCGGGAACGTACACAGGATCGGCGGCCTCGTTTCGCCCGTTGACCCCTTTGCCGGCGGCTGTCATCACGAACCCGGGAGCGTCGGTGAGTTCCTTCGATTACGATGTTTTTAACGCGCAGGTTAATTTTGACCTTGGCTTTGTGACGTTGACCGCAGAACAAATGCAGAATGTCTGGGGCTCGGGAGAGAACAGCAACATCATTCAGTCGACCAAAGCGCCTGCGTTCCCGCAGTTGAAACTTCGGGCGCGGCTCAGCAAGGATATCGACTTCACTTATATTCACGGATGGCTTTTCTCGGGAGTCATCGATTCGTCGCAGACGTATAATACCCAGTATTGGGGAATCCGTCCGGTCTACATGAACAAATACATCGCTGCGAACATGCTCGAGGTTACGCCGTGGAACGGAGTTAACATCGCTGTCGGAGAATCGGAAATTTATGGCGGTCCGGGGCGAAGTCCCGAATTATTCTATCTGATCCCGATCATGTTCTTCAAAGCCGCCGAGCATTATCTTGATAATCAGGACAACTCGCAGGTCTATTTTAACCTGAAGTGCGACGTCATCAAAAATTTTGATTTTTATTTCCCCATTTTTTTTGATGAATTCAGCACCACCACGTTCCTCAGTCCGTCAAAAAACCACAACCAGGTGGCGTTTACCGCAGGAGGAAATGCGTACGATCTGTTTTACCACGATACGAGGATCAACGTCGAGTATACGCGCGTCAATCCGTGGGTGTACAATCATCAGTACGTGGAGGATTCGTACCAGAATCATGGCGCGAATCTCGGTGATTGGATCGGGCAGAATGCCGACCTCTTTACGGTGAGCGCTTACCATCGTCCGCTGTACAATTTGGAGGTCGGGCTGACCTTTCAATCGTTGAGAAAGGGGGGGAAGGAGAACACGTACTATCAGTATAACGAGGTCGGTGAGCCCCCCCTGTTGTACGGTCCGTTGACAAAGCAGCAGTCGTTCGGCATTGTTGCAACTTATCAGCCCCTGCGCGACCTCTTTATCGATTTCCATGCTTTGCGGACCCGATTCACGACGCAGATGACGCCGACATATACCGACAACACCGGCTATAATGAATACACCAACAATGTCTTCGACTACGTCATCGACCCGAGTTACGCCGGCAAGTATGATGTTTTGCTGGGAATTCGCTATAATGTCTATTAA
- a CDS encoding zf-HC2 domain-containing protein has protein sequence MSNMDCDKIQGLLVGLREGTISQEEREIVERHTAACPQCTADLTLIDEALEALRNVADDTVPNHYFTNLLPRVRARIEQDSRKRIPIAFPAWLQRFLAPASAGAVLASMIGMYFLFSPMADTQFALREIVSDLPKDEIEGVAESVTSAGVLARATEPSQRLEETLANPTAVTRRIERELVDDQLNHGHSLSIFLAAENPFEDIIENDDVDSIIKKLNDTSL, from the coding sequence ATGTCAAACATGGATTGCGATAAGATTCAGGGGCTGTTGGTGGGGTTGAGAGAGGGGACGATCTCTCAGGAAGAGCGGGAAATCGTTGAGAGGCATACAGCAGCCTGTCCGCAGTGCACGGCCGATCTGACGCTGATCGACGAGGCGCTCGAGGCGTTGCGGAATGTCGCGGACGACACTGTGCCGAATCACTACTTCACGAACCTCCTGCCGCGCGTGCGTGCGAGGATCGAACAGGACTCCCGAAAGAGGATTCCCATTGCTTTCCCGGCATGGCTGCAGCGCTTTCTGGCGCCCGCCTCCGCCGGCGCGGTGCTCGCCTCGATGATCGGCATGTACTTCCTGTTCAGCCCCATGGCCGATACGCAGTTTGCGCTGAGGGAAATTGTCTCCGACCTTCCGAAAGACGAGATCGAGGGGGTTGCGGAATCGGTGACCTCTGCGGGAGTATTGGCACGGGCGACCGAACCTTCACAAAGGCTCGAGGAAACGCTTGCAAATCCGACCGCCGTGACCCGGAGGATCGAGCGGGAACTGGTTGACGACCAGCTGAACCACGGGCACTCCCTGTCGATATTTCTTGCGGCTGAAAATCCTTTTGAAGATATTATAGAAAATGATGATGTCGATTCCATTATAAAGAAACTTAACGATACATCACTTTAA
- a CDS encoding alpha-L-arabinofuranosidase C-terminal domain-containing protein: MKTIKWTLLLFIAALCSPALQGQDAADTLTLDLAKARRIISKNIYGHFAEHLGHSIYGGFWVGEGSKIPNVRGIRKDVVEAMKKINAPFLRWPGGCFADGYHWKDGIGPVSSRPSLVNTNWGGVTEDNSFGTHEYLDLCSQIGCAPYISGNLGSGTVQELSEWVEYVNSDNKSPMTDLRKKNGREAPWEALFWGLGNEAWGCGGNMKPEYYSDLALRYGSFMHDYGASHLKKIAVGPSDDDYHWTDVVMHQTGNSIWGLSLHYYTWCNDENATNVTEKSWYADLTKTLRMEEIVKGHSAVMDKYDPGKSVALVVDEWGAWYAVEPGTNPSFLYQQNTLRDALIAGINLNIFNNHCDRVKMAAIAQAVNVLQSVCLTSGDSLVLTPTYHIFDMYKVHQDAILIPSTLSTDSIAVDKNKIPALSASSSLDRNGKIHISLCNLDVSKDERLVCNVESFSVKSVTGQVLTSKELNAHNTFDQPENVTIRSFGSFTSAPHAITVTVPRHSVVVLEVEGTSEVKTAKIDPAALEPGLRCNYFEGSWRRLPDFTELSPVRTQRATSIEIPADAAVTNFGLQFAGYLKVEKDGVYQFSLTSDDGSKLTVDGADIVVNDGTHAMVEQSGSTYLKKGYHEIEVDFFQAGGGSGLSLQLEGPDRPKTPVSADLLFHAK, encoded by the coding sequence ATGAAAACGATAAAGTGGACTTTGCTTCTTTTCATCGCCGCGCTATGCTCCCCTGCACTGCAGGGACAAGATGCAGCCGATACTCTTACACTCGACCTCGCAAAAGCCAGACGGATCATCAGCAAGAACATCTACGGACATTTCGCTGAGCATCTTGGGCACAGCATCTACGGGGGATTCTGGGTCGGCGAGGGCTCAAAGATCCCCAACGTGCGCGGCATCCGCAAGGATGTCGTCGAAGCGATGAAAAAAATAAACGCTCCATTTCTGCGATGGCCCGGGGGCTGCTTTGCGGACGGCTATCATTGGAAAGACGGCATCGGCCCGGTTTCATCGAGGCCTTCGCTCGTCAATACCAATTGGGGAGGCGTCACGGAAGACAACAGCTTTGGCACGCATGAATATCTCGACCTCTGCAGCCAGATCGGATGTGCGCCATACATCAGCGGAAATCTGGGGAGCGGGACGGTGCAGGAATTATCCGAGTGGGTGGAGTATGTCAACTCGGACAACAAGAGCCCGATGACCGACCTGCGGAAAAAGAACGGCCGCGAAGCTCCGTGGGAAGCCCTCTTCTGGGGGCTCGGCAACGAAGCATGGGGCTGCGGCGGGAACATGAAGCCGGAGTATTACTCCGACCTTGCGCTCCGGTACGGAAGTTTCATGCACGACTACGGTGCATCCCACTTGAAAAAGATTGCCGTCGGCCCGTCCGATGACGACTACCATTGGACCGACGTCGTCATGCATCAGACAGGAAATTCCATTTGGGGCCTTTCTCTCCACTATTATACCTGGTGCAACGACGAAAATGCCACGAACGTGACGGAGAAAAGCTGGTATGCCGACCTCACCAAGACGCTTCGTATGGAAGAGATCGTGAAGGGGCATTCAGCCGTGATGGACAAATACGATCCGGGGAAGAGTGTTGCGCTCGTCGTCGATGAATGGGGAGCATGGTACGCAGTGGAGCCTGGAACGAATCCTTCCTTCCTCTACCAACAGAATACCCTTCGGGATGCGCTCATTGCGGGGATCAACCTCAACATTTTCAACAACCATTGCGACAGAGTAAAAATGGCGGCCATCGCCCAGGCGGTGAACGTGCTGCAATCTGTCTGCCTCACGAGCGGAGACTCGCTTGTCCTTACGCCGACGTATCATATCTTCGATATGTACAAAGTGCACCAGGACGCCATCCTTATTCCTTCGACGCTCAGCACCGACAGCATTGCAGTTGACAAGAATAAAATTCCGGCGCTCAGCGCGTCGTCGTCGCTGGATCGAAACGGAAAAATTCATATTTCACTTTGCAACCTCGATGTCTCAAAAGATGAACGCCTTGTCTGCAACGTCGAATCGTTCAGCGTCAAGAGCGTCACGGGGCAGGTCCTGACATCCAAGGAACTGAATGCGCACAATACATTCGATCAGCCGGAAAACGTCACGATCCGTTCCTTCGGGTCTTTTACGTCGGCACCGCATGCCATTACGGTTACGGTTCCGAGGCATTCTGTCGTAGTCCTTGAGGTCGAAGGCACGTCGGAGGTGAAGACGGCAAAGATCGATCCTGCCGCCTTAGAGCCGGGACTGCGCTGCAATTATTTTGAGGGGAGCTGGAGAAGGCTCCCTGATTTTACGGAGCTTTCGCCGGTCAGGACGCAAAGGGCAACGAGTATTGAGATTCCGGCAGATGCGGCGGTCACGAATTTTGGGCTGCAGTTCGCAGGTTACCTAAAGGTCGAAAAGGACGGGGTCTATCAATTCTCTCTCACCTCCGATGACGGATCGAAGCTTACGGTTGACGGTGCGGACATTGTCGTCAACGACGGAACGCATGCGATGGTGGAGCAGTCGGGCTCGACGTATCTGAAAAAAGGATACCATGAAATCGAAGTCGATTTCTTCCAGGCAGGCGGAGGGAGCGGATTGTCGCTCCAATTGGAAGGCCCCGACCGTCCGAAGACTCCTGTGAGCGCGGACCTTCTATTTCATGCGAAATAG
- a CDS encoding sigma-70 family RNA polymerase sigma factor has product MDQRSDLELIREFKDGNDKAFNLLVLRYQEKIYWVVRRLLPDHDEADDVVQDIFVKVYRSLDSFKGDSSFYTWLYRIAVNLSLNEIRRKKTRRTFALDETVAQHESDEMLPLERMEREERTALIKEAIERLPEKQKKVFVLRYYEELPYEEISKILKTSVGGLKANYFHAVKKIAEYVKHGLR; this is encoded by the coding sequence ATGGATCAACGCAGCGACCTTGAGCTGATTCGTGAGTTTAAGGATGGGAATGACAAAGCGTTCAACCTCCTCGTACTTCGCTACCAGGAAAAGATCTATTGGGTTGTCCGGCGCTTGCTCCCCGACCACGATGAAGCCGACGACGTCGTCCAGGATATTTTCGTAAAAGTCTACCGGTCGCTGGATTCGTTCAAGGGCGATTCAAGTTTCTACACCTGGCTCTACAGGATCGCCGTGAACCTGTCGCTGAACGAGATCCGCCGCAAGAAGACACGGAGGACGTTTGCCCTCGACGAGACCGTCGCGCAGCATGAGTCGGACGAAATGCTGCCGCTCGAGCGGATGGAGCGTGAAGAAAGAACAGCGTTGATAAAGGAAGCCATCGAGAGGCTGCCGGAGAAGCAGAAGAAAGTGTTCGTCCTGAGGTATTATGAAGAGCTGCCGTATGAAGAAATTTCCAAAATCCTCAAGACAAGCGTCGGCGGGCTCAAGGCAAATTATTTTCATGCAGTAAAAAAAATAGCAGAGTATGTCAAACATGGATTGCGATAA
- a CDS encoding tetratricopeptide repeat protein — protein sequence MKKIVMLAVASMLLSSATVRSAENVSAKVPVTTVSDEARKEFLEGLELADNLETAKSLAHFDKAIALDPSFATAYLNRANVSLTMKDFLENMNGAVSHKDAASEGERLMILAAQAGANAQFEQQRGYLEKLVSMYPNDERARLTLGTFFFGQQEYDSAIGQLVRSVRIADKFAPSYNLLGYAYRQAGQYDNAETAFKKYTELIPGDANPYDSYAELLLKMGRFDESIANYKKALAIDPNFTSSEVGLTMNFLYQGKPELASQEAHHLYEIARNEGEQRQAYFVEAVVDADAGNMDAALKDFDEEFAVGKKINDIVGMAGDVGAQANVLLESGKPDDAIAAFRRSLHIIMQSDLSPEIKANAVRISHYNEAYAALAKGDLSKAKEEKDIFVSMTEQTKNEGQMRFTHELAGSIALAEKDGNKAVNELLQSNLQDAYNLYRLAQAYKLKGDKEHAQEYSKKAADFYGLPSLNYAFVRSKAAKMAINQ from the coding sequence ATGAAGAAAATTGTAATGTTGGCAGTTGCATCGATGCTTCTATCGAGTGCGACAGTTCGATCCGCAGAGAATGTCTCGGCGAAGGTCCCGGTGACAACGGTATCGGATGAAGCACGGAAAGAATTCCTTGAAGGGCTGGAGCTTGCCGACAATCTCGAAACCGCTAAATCCCTTGCCCATTTTGACAAAGCCATCGCACTCGACCCGTCGTTTGCGACTGCCTATCTCAACCGCGCGAACGTCTCACTGACGATGAAGGATTTTCTGGAGAATATGAACGGGGCAGTCTCACATAAGGACGCCGCTTCCGAAGGGGAACGCCTCATGATCTTGGCAGCTCAAGCTGGAGCGAACGCCCAGTTTGAACAACAGCGCGGGTATCTCGAAAAGCTGGTCTCCATGTATCCAAACGACGAGCGTGCCCGCCTCACCCTCGGGACGTTTTTCTTTGGCCAGCAGGAATACGACAGCGCCATTGGTCAGCTGGTCCGGTCGGTCCGCATCGCAGATAAATTCGCCCCTTCCTACAATTTGCTCGGGTACGCATATCGTCAAGCCGGACAATACGACAACGCAGAAACTGCCTTCAAAAAATATACTGAATTGATCCCCGGCGATGCCAATCCATACGATTCCTATGCGGAGCTGCTCTTAAAAATGGGACGTTTTGACGAATCAATAGCCAACTACAAGAAGGCGCTCGCCATCGACCCGAATTTTACTTCCTCTGAGGTCGGATTGACGATGAATTTTCTCTACCAGGGAAAACCGGAACTCGCCTCCCAGGAGGCGCACCATCTCTATGAGATCGCCCGCAATGAAGGGGAACAACGGCAAGCCTATTTCGTTGAAGCTGTCGTGGATGCGGATGCCGGCAACATGGATGCAGCGTTGAAGGATTTCGACGAAGAATTCGCTGTCGGCAAGAAGATCAACGACATTGTCGGAATGGCGGGCGATGTCGGCGCGCAGGCAAATGTTCTGCTTGAATCAGGGAAACCGGACGATGCCATTGCCGCCTTTCGCAGGTCGCTTCATATCATCATGCAGTCTGACCTCTCGCCGGAGATCAAGGCAAACGCGGTACGCATCAGCCACTACAACGAAGCGTACGCAGCACTCGCGAAAGGAGACCTGAGCAAGGCGAAGGAGGAAAAAGATATTTTTGTAAGCATGACGGAGCAGACAAAGAACGAGGGCCAAATGCGGTTCACCCACGAGCTGGCGGGATCGATTGCGCTTGCGGAAAAGGACGGCAATAAGGCGGTCAACGAACTCCTGCAATCGAACTTGCAGGACGCGTACAATTTATACCGTCTTGCCCAGGCGTATAAGTTAAAAGGAGACAAGGAACACGCTCAGGAATACAGCAAGAAGGCGGCGGATTTTTACGGGCTGCCGTCGTTGAATTATGCGTTCGTGAGAAGCAAAGCAGCGAAAATGGCGATCAATCAGTAA
- a CDS encoding SPASM domain-containing protein — protein MSFLLSDSLQYLSKLTPRRTLNIAQVISSYFVSKYTKKPVQWGMPVSVFIEPTTSCNLRCPECPSGLRSFTRPTGMLKSDLYEKMLDELAPTLSYLIFYFQGEPYLHPKFLEMVRYAHTKRIYTETSTNAHYLNDDNARRTVESGLDRLTVSIDGTTQETYEQYRVGGSLKKVIEGTTNVIAWKKKLRSKTPCVIFQFLVVKPNEHQVEDAKRLAKELGVDTVLFKTAQIYDYEHGSDLIPTLDDYSRYKKNDDGSYSIKNKLLNHCWKLWKGCVITWDGTVVPCCFDKDSQHALGDLSTTTFKEVWQGEGYQQFRRSILRSRKEIDICKNCTEGLKVFA, from the coding sequence ATGTCTTTTCTTCTGAGCGATTCGCTTCAATATCTCTCCAAATTGACGCCGCGCCGGACGCTCAATATCGCCCAGGTTATTTCCTCGTACTTTGTTTCCAAGTATACAAAAAAGCCGGTGCAGTGGGGAATGCCTGTTTCCGTCTTTATCGAGCCGACAACTTCATGCAACCTGAGATGCCCCGAGTGCCCCAGCGGACTCCGGTCGTTCACTCGTCCGACCGGGATGTTGAAATCCGATCTGTACGAAAAAATGCTCGATGAATTGGCTCCAACCCTGTCGTATTTGATCTTCTATTTCCAGGGGGAGCCATATTTGCATCCAAAATTTTTGGAGATGGTCCGGTACGCGCACACGAAGCGGATCTATACGGAGACAAGCACCAACGCGCATTATTTGAACGATGACAACGCCCGGCGCACGGTTGAGAGCGGGCTGGATCGGTTGACCGTTTCGATCGACGGAACGACCCAGGAGACATACGAACAATACAGGGTCGGCGGTTCGCTCAAGAAGGTCATCGAAGGGACGACGAATGTCATCGCATGGAAGAAGAAACTGAGATCCAAAACTCCATGCGTCATCTTTCAGTTTCTTGTCGTAAAGCCGAACGAGCATCAGGTGGAAGACGCGAAGCGGCTTGCGAAAGAACTCGGCGTCGACACCGTGCTGTTCAAGACGGCGCAGATCTACGATTATGAACACGGCAGTGATCTCATCCCAACGCTGGATGATTATTCCCGCTACAAAAAGAACGACGACGGTTCATATTCGATCAAAAATAAGCTCCTCAATCACTGCTGGAAACTGTGGAAAGGCTGCGTCATTACCTGGGATGGGACGGTGGTGCCCTGCTGCTTCGATAAAGACTCTCAGCATGCCCTGGGGGATCTTTCGACGACGACGTTCAAGGAGGTGTGGCAGGGGGAAGGATATCAGCAGTTCAGAAGGTCGATTCTCAGATCGCGGAAAGAAATCGATATCTGCAAAAACTGCACCGAGGGGCTGAAAGTGTTTGCTTAG